One genomic segment of Mycolicibacterium gilvum includes these proteins:
- a CDS encoding TetR/AcrR family transcriptional regulator has protein sequence MAHSAEDNGIRRRPKDRKAQIARASAEAFSELGYHGVSMEMIASRVGISAAALYRHYAGKYELFRDAVLNLGQQLVDGTAGIDGDDPEVVLARLVSALIDIALANRSSGGLYRWERRYLRGDDQAELLQQLRTVHHRLQTPVSVLRPELTARQRSTLSTAVLSIVGSIVDHRAKLPAAQIHRVLTQVARAILATELPDAAPPATPAPAAERIRSAAESSKYEALLAESMRLFNLNGYRDTSMEEIASAVGMPASGIYKYFSGKNDILAAIFRRASDRVSAETAEIVSTVPDPQEALAAVIDAYVTRAFGQPEMESLYYSERLNMSPSDQRIVRDLQRSTVESWVELVAAVRPDWTPGEARFAVHAAMALVIDVGRLVHYAASDEARDTVEGLVDAALRGSYRLRATLPSM, from the coding sequence GTGGCGCACTCCGCCGAGGACAACGGCATTCGACGTCGGCCCAAGGACCGAAAAGCGCAGATCGCGCGCGCATCGGCGGAGGCGTTCAGTGAACTCGGCTACCACGGCGTAAGCATGGAGATGATCGCGTCGCGCGTGGGGATCTCGGCCGCGGCGCTCTACCGCCACTACGCCGGCAAGTACGAGCTCTTCCGCGACGCCGTGCTCAACCTCGGCCAGCAGCTCGTCGACGGCACCGCGGGCATCGACGGCGACGACCCCGAGGTGGTCCTCGCCCGGCTGGTGTCCGCGCTGATCGACATCGCCCTGGCCAATCGAAGCTCGGGCGGCCTGTACCGGTGGGAGCGTCGATACCTGCGCGGCGACGACCAGGCCGAGCTGCTGCAGCAGCTGCGGACGGTGCACCACCGCCTGCAGACCCCCGTGTCCGTGCTGCGTCCGGAGCTGACCGCCCGGCAGCGCTCCACGTTGTCGACCGCGGTGCTCTCGATCGTCGGAAGCATCGTCGACCACCGCGCGAAACTGCCTGCGGCACAGATACACCGGGTGCTGACGCAGGTCGCGCGGGCGATCCTGGCCACCGAGCTACCCGACGCCGCACCACCGGCGACACCCGCACCGGCCGCCGAACGCATCCGGTCCGCCGCGGAATCGTCCAAGTACGAAGCACTTCTGGCCGAATCGATGCGGCTGTTCAACCTCAACGGGTACCGCGACACCAGCATGGAGGAGATCGCGTCGGCGGTCGGGATGCCGGCATCGGGCATCTACAAGTACTTCTCGGGCAAGAACGACATCCTGGCGGCCATCTTCCGCCGTGCCTCCGACCGGGTGTCGGCGGAGACGGCCGAGATCGTCTCGACAGTGCCCGATCCGCAGGAGGCGCTGGCCGCGGTGATCGACGCGTACGTGACGCGGGCGTTCGGCCAACCCGAGATGGAGAGCCTGTACTACAGCGAGCGTCTCAACATGTCGCCGTCGGACCAGCGCATTGTGCGGGACCTGCAGCGATCGACCGTGGAATCGTGGGTCGAACTGGTGGCCGCGGTGCGGCCGGACTGGACCCCCGGGGAGGCCCGCTTCGCGGTGCACGCGGCGATGGCGCTGGTCATCGATGTCGGACGCCTGGTGCACTACGCCGCGTCCGACGAGGCCCGTGACACCGTGGAAGGGCTTGTGGACGCGGCGCTGCGGGGTAGCTACCGGTTACGGGCGACGTTGCCCAGCATGTAG